One stretch of Weissella koreensis KACC 15510 DNA includes these proteins:
- a CDS encoding histidine phosphatase family protein codes for MTKLYFIRHGKTEWNNEGRFQGAQGDSPLLPESYEQIEKLGNYLQDIEFKHAFISPLRRARLTAEGTLSLLKNRPSMTLNSGLIEFKLGAWEGQTFAAVKKNQAEQYEAWRNHPDQYDATQVPGAETFEAVQKRFKYAVDEAVRAYGGEDVNLIFFAHGMLLTIGIETLLEKPLAQLRARGGLSNTSTSILETNDGQTYHEISRNDTSYLGVIDDPSNTI; via the coding sequence ATGACAAAATTATATTTTATTCGTCACGGTAAAACAGAATGGAACAACGAGGGACGCTTCCAAGGAGCGCAAGGAGACTCACCATTGTTACCGGAGTCATACGAACAAATTGAAAAATTGGGAAACTATCTACAAGATATTGAATTTAAACATGCTTTTATTTCACCACTAAGGCGGGCACGTCTAACAGCTGAGGGAACATTAAGCCTACTTAAGAATCGACCATCAATGACTTTGAATTCTGGGTTAATTGAATTTAAATTGGGTGCTTGGGAAGGGCAGACTTTTGCTGCTGTGAAGAAAAATCAAGCAGAACAATATGAGGCCTGGCGTAATCATCCCGACCAATATGATGCCACCCAAGTTCCTGGAGCAGAGACATTTGAAGCCGTTCAAAAACGGTTTAAATATGCAGTTGATGAAGCAGTTCGAGCTTACGGCGGAGAAGATGTCAATTTGATTTTCTTTGCGCATGGTATGTTGTTGACAATTGGAATTGAAACTTTGTTAGAAAAGCCGTTAGCCCAATTACGGGCACGAGGTGGCTTAAGCAATACTTCAACATCTATTTTAGAGACCAATGATGGACAGACTTATCATGAAATTTCACGAAACGATACAAGCTATTTAGGAGTCATTGACGATCCAAGTAATACGATATAA
- a CDS encoding tetratricopeptide repeat protein, translated as MVEEKDEENKLQADMHQLVELIQKDENNWRAYVDLVNLLATSENLVEAEELGLKSLALFKEDQVAQDNLHYTLGNVYYLAGSYERANEFFQLVTDEQLKYDAVMMQAQTWYNQQNYQKALVYALTGTEMPETDLAGFILLGNIWLSLENMEQAASAFEQALSFDENNFDANFGRGLIATVLKEASNPWFKRAQALDEKHFEQQAGQLDALTQIMMGNDTNE; from the coding sequence ATGGTAGAAGAAAAAGATGAAGAAAACAAACTACAAGCCGATATGCATCAATTGGTCGAACTAATTCAAAAAGATGAGAATAATTGGCGTGCTTATGTTGATTTAGTCAATTTATTGGCAACAAGTGAAAATTTAGTTGAGGCTGAGGAACTGGGGCTTAAAAGTTTAGCGCTATTTAAGGAAGATCAAGTTGCACAAGACAATTTACATTATACGTTGGGTAACGTCTATTATTTAGCTGGTAGCTACGAACGCGCGAATGAATTCTTTCAATTAGTTACTGATGAGCAATTAAAGTATGATGCTGTTATGATGCAGGCTCAAACTTGGTATAATCAACAAAATTATCAAAAAGCTCTCGTTTATGCACTAACCGGGACGGAAATGCCGGAAACTGATTTAGCTGGTTTTATTTTACTAGGTAATATTTGGTTAAGCTTAGAAAATATGGAACAAGCAGCATCTGCTTTTGAACAGGCATTAAGCTTTGATGAAAATAATTTTGATGCCAATTTTGGCCGGGGATTAATTGCAACTGTTTTAAAAGAGGCCTCGAACCCTTGGTTTAAACGAGCACAAGCTCTTGATGAAAAACATTTTGAACAACAAGCAGGGCAATTAGATGCTTTAACGCAAATTATGATGGGAAATGATACCAATGAATGA
- a CDS encoding ATP-dependent RecD-like DNA helicase, whose translation MNDIRDLMVDDAPAMIAQVQGIIFSATDSFYKVIAVKIDEKNFEYDVDEITVTGSFGDLQIGSNYQFTGQLKNHARFGQQFASEHYQRLDTSSAAGLVQYLSGADFTGIGAKTAEKIVDSLGTDAIDQILDNPAVLNNIGLSEKQSSTLVEQLKQSDGMERSIIALNQFGFGSALATTIYEHYENETLEILKNDPYRMVWEIDGVSFNRIDQIVLQEGLDPLDPRRIQAGVVAAMNKATFEQGDTYVELSVLSYAAKRSLERNDHTQIEPEVIQNALLDLVEQEIVVADDDRLFMTNLYYAEVGIAQRIVELNSQKGIFPRRDVEKVLKQVEKQHQLQYTDEQHEAMLAALTSKLFILTGGPGTGKTTIINGVVDAFGRLLQQDGLDEDKIESAIKLAAPTGRAAKRLSEATGKPAATIHRLLGVSGRESLADLDLDPLEGQLLIIDEMSMVDTELFSFLLENTPNSMQIILVGDKDQLPSVGPGRVFYDLLSSGKLNYRELATIHRQDADSTIIELANEVKRGQLPSDLMQRQPDRSFFPAHVQQIPDAMEKIIMSWIERGNSVRDMQILAPMYKTDAGVNRLNLLAQDLFNPKTKQKREIMWREGDFEFGFRIGDKVMQKANDPEHDVFNGDIGYIKTIMFAKDPENEMKVDYIEVDFDNNYVLYQRTDFMNLTLAYATTIHKAQGGEYSLVIMPLVQAFNRMLQRNLLYTGLTRAKDSLVLLGEPGAYQQAAQTEGAKRKTMLPTRLEKALVGILPKGPTQKVEVSDQDVAVDWDNKVISEKGSKTESIDDVTEPGLNHEQQSIAIKEEVPVNKNQLKLAMIQAQTIDPNVGMMGVSPYDFM comes from the coding sequence ATGAATGATATTCGCGATTTAATGGTGGATGATGCACCAGCGATGATTGCTCAGGTTCAAGGAATTATTTTTTCAGCAACAGATAGCTTTTATAAAGTGATTGCAGTTAAGATTGATGAAAAGAACTTTGAATATGATGTGGATGAAATTACAGTCACTGGTTCTTTTGGAGATCTTCAAATTGGATCAAATTATCAATTCACTGGTCAACTTAAAAATCATGCTCGTTTTGGACAACAGTTTGCGAGTGAACATTATCAACGGTTAGATACCAGTTCAGCAGCAGGATTAGTGCAATACCTTTCTGGAGCTGATTTTACGGGAATTGGTGCTAAAACAGCTGAAAAAATTGTCGATAGTTTAGGTACAGATGCAATTGACCAAATTTTAGATAATCCGGCTGTGTTAAATAATATTGGGTTGAGTGAAAAGCAAAGTTCCACGCTTGTAGAACAGTTAAAACAATCCGATGGGATGGAACGTTCAATTATTGCTTTGAACCAATTTGGCTTTGGATCGGCTTTAGCAACTACTATTTATGAGCACTATGAAAATGAAACCTTAGAAATCCTTAAAAATGATCCATATCGAATGGTGTGGGAAATTGACGGAGTTTCATTTAATCGAATTGATCAAATTGTTTTACAAGAAGGTTTGGATCCCCTTGATCCCAGACGCATTCAAGCAGGGGTTGTCGCAGCTATGAATAAAGCGACTTTTGAACAAGGGGACACATATGTTGAATTAAGTGTTCTAAGTTATGCTGCTAAACGGTCGTTAGAACGAAATGACCATACACAAATTGAACCGGAAGTAATACAAAATGCTTTGCTGGATTTAGTAGAGCAAGAAATTGTTGTTGCAGATGATGATCGGTTATTTATGACCAACTTATACTATGCAGAAGTTGGAATTGCTCAACGAATTGTGGAACTAAATTCGCAAAAAGGTATCTTTCCAAGACGTGACGTTGAAAAAGTCCTTAAGCAGGTAGAAAAGCAACATCAACTGCAATATACTGATGAGCAGCATGAAGCAATGCTAGCCGCTTTAACAAGTAAATTGTTTATTTTAACGGGAGGACCTGGGACCGGTAAAACTACCATTATTAATGGGGTTGTCGATGCCTTTGGCCGTTTGTTACAACAAGATGGTTTAGATGAAGATAAAATTGAGTCAGCAATTAAGTTAGCAGCACCTACCGGACGAGCAGCTAAGCGTTTATCCGAAGCGACTGGGAAACCAGCGGCGACAATTCACCGTTTGCTAGGTGTTTCAGGACGTGAAAGTTTAGCCGATTTAGATTTAGATCCATTAGAAGGGCAACTTTTAATAATTGATGAGATGTCAATGGTAGATACTGAACTATTTAGCTTCTTGTTAGAAAACACCCCTAATTCAATGCAAATTATTTTAGTAGGAGATAAAGATCAACTGCCATCAGTAGGTCCGGGTCGAGTTTTCTATGATTTGCTAAGTAGTGGAAAGTTAAATTATCGCGAATTGGCAACAATTCATCGACAAGACGCAGATTCTACGATTATTGAATTAGCTAATGAAGTTAAACGTGGGCAACTACCTAGTGATTTAATGCAGCGTCAGCCCGATCGTTCATTTTTCCCCGCACACGTTCAACAAATTCCGGATGCGATGGAAAAAATCATTATGAGTTGGATTGAACGAGGCAATTCAGTTCGCGATATGCAAATTTTAGCGCCGATGTATAAAACTGATGCAGGAGTAAACCGGTTAAATCTATTAGCGCAAGATCTTTTTAATCCTAAGACAAAACAGAAGCGTGAGATAATGTGGCGTGAAGGCGATTTTGAATTTGGCTTTAGAATTGGCGATAAAGTCATGCAAAAAGCCAATGATCCAGAACACGATGTTTTTAATGGTGATATTGGTTATATCAAAACGATTATGTTTGCGAAAGATCCTGAAAATGAAATGAAAGTTGATTACATTGAAGTTGATTTTGACAATAATTATGTTTTGTATCAAAGAACTGATTTTATGAATCTTACTTTAGCTTATGCAACCACAATTCATAAAGCTCAAGGCGGTGAATATTCATTAGTTATTATGCCGTTAGTACAGGCTTTTAACCGAATGCTACAACGCAATTTGCTTTACACTGGCCTTACACGAGCGAAGGATTCGTTGGTTCTATTGGGCGAACCAGGGGCATATCAACAGGCTGCTCAAACTGAGGGAGCTAAACGGAAAACGATGCTACCTACGCGTTTGGAAAAAGCTTTAGTGGGAATTTTACCTAAAGGCCCAACACAAAAGGTGGAAGTTTCCGATCAAGATGTAGCAGTAGATTGGGATAATAAAGTTATATCAGAAAAGGGTTCTAAAACTGAATCGATCGATGACGTAACTGAGCCTGGTTTAAACCATGAGCAACAATCTATAGCGATTAAAGAGGAAGTACCAGTTAATAAAAATCAGCTTAAACTCGCCATGATTCAAGCACAAACGATAGACCCCAATGTGGGGATGATGGGGGTGTCACCTTATGACTTTATGTAA
- a CDS encoding CCA tRNA nucleotidyltransferase codes for MQLQKLPLEFENALPIVQKLEDAGYEAYFVGGSVRDTLLKKPIHDVDIATSAYPEEVKTIFNKTVDTGIEHGTVMVLDHGNGYEITTFRTESSYTDFRRPDEVKFVRQLADDLKRRDFTVNALAVKSNGEIVDLFDGLTDLRQQTLRAVGSADERFHEDALRMMRAVRFAAQLDFNLDPETKLAIKNNAELLQNISVERINVEFTKLLQGKNAQFGLLALLSTGLNEYMPGLNHTEIDLWGYAELLAVDQAHTDAEAWTLLAFELGLTAVDVKDFLKLWKQSNELIQTIQRSLDLLNQLRLDDASNWQLYVTGSAIDNALSVLKLSELTIDSERLRERYQNLAIHQRNDLKVNGKILKDKLNLNPGPILGKLLTVLEQAVVAGQVKNDETILLKYAADYLQKHPKV; via the coding sequence ATGCAATTACAAAAATTACCATTAGAATTTGAAAATGCTTTGCCAATCGTACAAAAACTTGAGGATGCTGGATATGAAGCGTATTTTGTTGGCGGTTCGGTCCGGGATACTTTATTAAAAAAGCCAATTCATGATGTCGATATTGCAACTTCAGCCTATCCAGAAGAAGTTAAAACTATTTTTAATAAAACTGTTGATACTGGAATTGAGCATGGGACTGTGATGGTATTAGATCATGGAAATGGTTACGAAATTACTACATTTCGAACAGAATCATCTTACACTGATTTTAGACGTCCAGATGAAGTTAAATTTGTGCGGCAACTGGCTGATGATTTAAAGCGTCGTGATTTTACCGTAAATGCTTTAGCAGTTAAAAGTAATGGTGAAATTGTGGATTTATTTGATGGATTAACTGATCTAAGGCAACAAACTTTACGAGCAGTTGGAAGTGCTGATGAACGATTTCATGAGGATGCTTTACGAATGATGCGTGCTGTTCGTTTTGCTGCCCAATTAGATTTTAATTTGGATCCTGAAACGAAATTGGCTATTAAAAATAATGCAGAATTATTGCAAAATATATCAGTTGAACGAATTAATGTTGAATTCACTAAATTATTGCAAGGTAAGAATGCCCAATTTGGATTATTAGCATTGCTAAGTACGGGTCTAAATGAATATATGCCAGGGCTCAATCATACAGAAATTGATTTATGGGGATATGCAGAATTATTGGCCGTTGATCAAGCACATACGGATGCTGAAGCTTGGACTTTGCTGGCTTTTGAATTAGGATTAACCGCTGTGGATGTGAAGGACTTTTTGAAATTGTGGAAGCAAAGTAATGAATTAATTCAAACCATTCAGCGTTCGTTAGATCTTTTGAATCAATTGCGCTTAGATGATGCAAGTAATTGGCAATTATACGTAACTGGTTCAGCAATAGACAATGCACTATCGGTTCTAAAATTAAGTGAATTGACTATTGATTCAGAGCGATTAAGAGAACGGTATCAAAATTTAGCAATTCATCAACGCAATGACCTAAAAGTGAATGGTAAAATTTTGAAAGATAAACTTAATTTAAATCCAGGACCAATTCTAGGTAAATTATTAACTGTCTTAGAACAAGCGGTGGTTGCGGGACAAGTTAAAAACGATGAGACAATTTTATTGAAATATGCTGCTGATTATCTTCAAAAACATCCAAAAGTATAA
- a CDS encoding YitT family protein, with the protein MNRKRLTQQGWFRVLAMVIALEMVAIAINFFYAPIHVAAGGATGVAILLDTAFGINRSLTVLIFNIAMIILSIIFLDRKSVRNITVGSFLLPLLMYITPSYKLVNDAVLAVIIGGGIFATGVALLYRLEASAGGTTVPPMILKKFFGINTAVSLLCIDLTITLFNLIVSSTNAFFLAAFSLVVTIIVMRYIETGFDLKRQVQIMSNDHLSEIHKMLLDEKLSLTIYEARGGYTNDAREMIMVMLNGNEYAHLLRKIHDIDPDAFITTTNVTEVHGGSLGY; encoded by the coding sequence ATGAATAGAAAACGACTAACTCAGCAAGGCTGGTTTCGAGTTTTAGCCATGGTAATTGCATTGGAAATGGTAGCTATCGCTATAAATTTCTTTTATGCACCAATTCATGTTGCAGCAGGTGGTGCAACTGGAGTTGCAATTTTATTGGATACGGCCTTTGGCATTAATCGCTCATTAACCGTTTTGATTTTTAATATTGCGATGATTATTTTATCGATTATTTTCTTAGACCGAAAAAGTGTTCGTAATATCACAGTTGGTAGTTTTCTACTGCCACTCTTGATGTACATAACTCCTAGCTATAAATTAGTTAATGACGCTGTTTTAGCGGTTATTATTGGCGGAGGAATTTTTGCAACTGGGGTGGCTTTATTATACCGCTTGGAAGCTTCAGCAGGTGGGACCACTGTGCCACCTATGATTTTAAAGAAATTCTTTGGAATCAATACTGCTGTTTCATTACTTTGTATTGATTTAACTATTACGTTATTTAATTTAATTGTCTCAAGTACGAATGCTTTCTTTTTAGCGGCTTTTTCATTGGTTGTGACGATCATTGTAATGCGTTATATTGAAACTGGGTTTGATTTAAAGCGCCAAGTTCAAATTATGAGCAATGATCATTTATCAGAAATTCACAAAATGTTATTGGATGAGAAATTGAGTTTGACGATTTATGAAGCCAGAGGTGGTTATACTAATGATGCCCGTGAGATGATTATGGTTATGTTAAATGGTAATGAATATGCTCACCTTTTACGTAAAATTCATGATATTGATCCCGATGCTTTTATTACCACCACCAACGTAACAGAAGTTCATGGTGGAAGTTTGGGATATTAA
- a CDS encoding DnaD domain protein translates to MSDQYQFNQYLDAGNIDISLVLLQRYHEIGLTDQELIIYLQIKAMLDRGYVEPSTEKIAKYMGLQPTQVFSGIENMRAKNLVVFETKRDENKRLITTLNFHQLYQKLLKLPDESAVRAVDRQSNNNNSFRQIKDEPTRAEIFTMLEQEFGRSLSPIDLEIVSNWFDVDHFLPVLIQEAIKEAVANQALNLRYIESILVNWTKQNYHSKQDVLKNSKRRKNFQNKQNGIKKDTPKIPLDVDLLSLDPKQL, encoded by the coding sequence ATGAGCGATCAATATCAATTTAATCAGTATCTTGATGCGGGAAATATTGATATTAGTTTAGTTTTATTGCAAAGATATCATGAAATCGGTTTGACAGATCAAGAATTGATCATATATTTACAAATTAAAGCTATGCTAGATCGAGGGTATGTTGAACCAAGTACGGAAAAAATCGCTAAATATATGGGCTTGCAGCCAACGCAAGTTTTCTCAGGAATTGAAAATATGCGTGCTAAGAATTTAGTAGTTTTTGAAACTAAACGTGATGAAAACAAACGATTGATAACTACTCTGAATTTTCATCAGTTATATCAAAAACTATTGAAATTACCGGATGAATCAGCTGTTCGAGCAGTTGATCGACAGTCGAATAATAATAATAGTTTTCGACAAATTAAAGATGAGCCAACACGAGCAGAAATTTTCACTATGTTGGAACAGGAATTTGGCCGATCGCTTTCACCAATTGATTTAGAAATTGTTAGTAATTGGTTTGATGTTGATCATTTCTTACCAGTATTAATTCAAGAAGCGATTAAGGAAGCTGTGGCGAATCAAGCTTTGAATTTACGATATATTGAATCAATTTTGGTGAATTGGACTAAGCAAAATTATCATTCTAAACAGGATGTTTTAAAAAATTCAAAAAGGCGTAAGAACTTTCAAAATAAGCAAAATGGTATTAAAAAAGACACGCCTAAGATTCCTTTGGATGTTGACCTGTTAAGTTTGGACCCCAAACAATTATAA
- a CDS encoding MscL family protein, whose protein sequence is MKKWKKSKINGVLPEQLSATVNRVNDLGDIVMDSALAGDFRSFLTGDRVTGFAIGVVVGNAFSNFVKDFVNLISGMLHFLGIWIQKGIWQFNVIPWADFGKSFLTMILIAGSVFFFIRILNTFVARNPTEKFGYNVNLMEIKALRKEQQETNQLLSELISLEKKRQN, encoded by the coding sequence ATGAAAAAGTGGAAAAAAAGTAAAATAAATGGTGTTTTACCTGAACAATTATCGGCGACAGTAAATCGGGTAAATGATTTAGGCGATATTGTCATGGATAGTGCTCTGGCTGGTGATTTTCGTTCCTTTTTAACAGGTGATCGAGTGACTGGTTTTGCTATTGGTGTGGTCGTTGGAAACGCCTTTTCCAATTTTGTGAAGGATTTTGTTAATTTAATCAGTGGGATGTTACATTTTTTAGGTATTTGGATCCAAAAAGGTATCTGGCAATTTAACGTTATCCCTTGGGCTGATTTTGGCAAATCTTTTTTGACAATGATTTTGATTGCTGGTTCTGTGTTTTTCTTTATTCGGATCCTAAATACTTTCGTTGCAAGAAATCCTACAGAAAAATTTGGATATAATGTTAATTTAATGGAAATTAAAGCTTTACGTAAAGAACAGCAGGAAACAAATCAATTATTGTCAGAATTAATATCGTTAGAGAAAAAACGGCAAAATTAG
- a CDS encoding adaptor protein MecA, which translates to MMEMERINEDTIRVLVTKEDLDERSISLVDLLSNQDEVEKFFYSILAEVDVEHDFEQNEAVSFQVMPSKKGLEIFITKNMTDDQVPKEILDKLMGSEKNEVNETRDEVSDDTLHELLETDQNEQRNKTDDSAALSGNEKAGQIAKTPQSLTFKFNDFESLIQLSQVLEIEAANKLVQYDGAYYLELLFDETYQLNEIKNITAIAREFGKLSAVATAVLAEHGKIIFETKALSEIVEYFK; encoded by the coding sequence ATGATGGAGATGGAACGAATTAATGAGGATACTATTCGGGTTCTAGTTACTAAAGAAGATTTAGATGAACGTAGTATTTCGTTGGTGGATTTACTTAGTAACCAAGACGAAGTTGAAAAATTCTTTTATAGTATTTTAGCTGAGGTCGATGTGGAACATGATTTTGAGCAAAATGAAGCGGTCTCTTTCCAGGTGATGCCTAGTAAAAAGGGATTAGAAATTTTTATTACTAAAAATATGACCGACGATCAGGTACCAAAAGAGATTTTGGATAAGCTGATGGGATCTGAAAAAAATGAAGTTAATGAAACTCGTGATGAAGTATCAGATGATACTTTGCACGAATTGTTAGAAACTGACCAAAATGAGCAACGTAACAAAACTGATGATAGTGCAGCATTGTCTGGCAACGAAAAAGCGGGTCAAATTGCTAAGACTCCACAAAGCTTAACTTTTAAATTTAATGATTTCGAGTCATTGATTCAATTATCACAGGTCTTGGAGATTGAGGCAGCTAATAAGTTGGTTCAATATGATGGTGCTTATTATCTTGAATTACTATTTGACGAAACTTATCAATTAAATGAGATTAAAAATATTACTGCAATCGCCCGCGAATTTGGAAAACTTTCTGCAGTCGCAACGGCAGTTTTGGCTGAACATGGTAAAATTATTTTTGAAACCAAAGCGCTTAGTGAAATTGTAGAATATTTCAAATAA
- a CDS encoding competence protein CoiA, with product MLFAINQHTNQVTSAKCANRDIEYRCLDCHQLVLLRFGQIRLPYFAHQALASCQIFSDNESKEHVSGKYQLATYFTERGYQVELEQYLPKIKQRPDMMLLYPEKKQKFMIEYQCSPITIEYIKARNMGYQQMELLVRWILGKPYQKKQLQDGTLAKFAQPIGANQIGICFWNTQKKQLFKIPWLKLDGQRSIKNYVKLKKLADLQIKQLLRQSKSFNIINNQLYQMHRSLWGIPWELHNFKHLTGGLKCSNTLALVQLYLFIEEQRRCTKDTLFDFTKTLPWYEFCSMDQGVVQRLWLDQVLSEWTNLKLVSWESNYWFLLREPTWFNHLDLKIMSLHQHNETLIGKDSGRIKYIN from the coding sequence ATATTATTCGCAATTAATCAACATACAAACCAAGTTACAAGTGCTAAATGTGCTAATCGAGATATAGAGTATCGATGCTTAGACTGTCATCAGTTGGTGCTTTTAAGATTTGGACAGATTAGGCTACCATATTTTGCACACCAAGCACTAGCATCATGTCAAATTTTTAGCGACAATGAAAGTAAAGAGCATGTTTCTGGAAAATATCAATTAGCTACTTATTTTACTGAACGGGGTTATCAGGTAGAATTAGAACAATATTTACCAAAAATCAAACAACGACCAGACATGATGCTCTTGTATCCTGAGAAAAAGCAAAAATTTATGATTGAATATCAATGTTCACCAATTACTATAGAATATATAAAGGCACGTAATATGGGATATCAACAAATGGAATTGTTAGTCCGATGGATTTTAGGAAAGCCATATCAGAAAAAACAATTACAGGATGGGACTTTGGCTAAATTTGCTCAGCCCATCGGAGCAAATCAAATTGGGATATGTTTTTGGAATACCCAAAAGAAACAGTTATTTAAAATTCCATGGTTAAAATTAGATGGTCAAAGGTCAATAAAAAATTATGTAAAGCTGAAAAAATTAGCAGATTTACAAATCAAGCAATTATTGAGACAGAGCAAATCATTTAATATTATAAATAATCAACTTTATCAAATGCATCGTTCGCTATGGGGAATTCCATGGGAGTTGCATAATTTTAAACATTTAACTGGTGGGCTAAAATGTTCTAATACCTTGGCATTAGTTCAATTATATTTATTTATTGAAGAACAGCGACGATGTACAAAAGATACACTGTTTGATTTTACTAAAACTTTACCTTGGTATGAATTTTGTAGTATGGATCAAGGAGTTGTCCAAAGGCTTTGGTTGGATCAAGTATTAAGTGAGTGGACTAATTTAAAGTTGGTTTCATGGGAATCAAATTATTGGTTTTTATTACGAGAACCAACTTGGTTTAATCATTTAGATTTAAAAATAATGTCATTGCATCAACATAATGAAACCCTTATTGGAAAGGATAGTGGTAGAATTAAATACATAAATTAA
- the pepF gene encoding oligoendopeptidase F, with amino-acid sequence MVKEIPIRSEVPTSQTWDLTTIFKDDQAFDAAVEDLNLRLELSDALAEKVSNSGQDLYQALQYGLSLMRDLEKVYVYASMKSDQDTGNQYYQGLNAIAGNLAAQVSSAIAFFDPAVLSLSDQQLAEMFETEPRLKDYQHYFETILTQKGHVLSRESEELLAGASEVFNASQNTFSILDNADMEFGAVENEDGEFEQLTNGVYSRLLESSNPTVRKNAFQTFYQSYAQLENTFGTLISGNVKQQNFQAQVRNYQSAREAALAQNHIPEVVYDNLVETTHQALPLLHRYVALRKKMLKLPELHSYDLYTPILGTPDFDIDYESAKAMALEALKPMGDEYLSIMNDAFDERWIDVVENKGKRSGAYSGGSYDTNPFMLLNWVDNLNNLYTLVHEMGHSVHSYQTRNNQPYQYGDYPIFLAEIASTTNENLLTDYLLKTITDPQIRAYILNQYLDGFKGTMFRQTQFAEFEQWMHEQDASGVPLTAEVLDDAYLDLNQEYYGPALTVDPEIAYEWARIPHFYYNFYVFQYSTGFAAATALAKQILHGGTEGVAAYMSYLQAGSSDFPLEVIKKAGVDMAKTDYLQATFDVFEQRLNEFESIIDTL; translated from the coding sequence ATGGTAAAAGAAATTCCAATCCGTTCAGAAGTGCCTACAAGCCAAACTTGGGACTTAACAACGATTTTTAAAGATGATCAAGCTTTTGACGCTGCTGTTGAAGATTTGAATCTACGACTTGAATTATCAGATGCTTTGGCTGAAAAGGTGTCTAATTCTGGTCAAGATTTATATCAAGCTCTACAATATGGTTTAAGCTTGATGCGTGATTTAGAAAAAGTATATGTGTATGCATCAATGAAGTCTGATCAAGATACTGGTAATCAATATTATCAAGGCTTAAATGCAATTGCTGGAAATTTAGCGGCACAAGTATCAAGTGCAATTGCCTTCTTTGATCCAGCAGTATTAAGTCTTTCGGATCAACAATTAGCTGAAATGTTTGAGACTGAGCCTAGATTAAAGGACTATCAACATTATTTTGAAACGATTCTAACGCAAAAAGGGCATGTTCTATCACGGGAAAGCGAAGAACTTTTGGCTGGGGCTTCTGAAGTCTTTAATGCTTCGCAAAATACATTTAGTATTTTAGATAATGCGGATATGGAATTTGGAGCAGTTGAAAATGAAGATGGTGAATTCGAACAATTGACGAATGGTGTTTATAGCCGCTTGTTAGAGTCGTCTAATCCAACAGTCCGTAAAAATGCTTTTCAAACTTTCTATCAATCTTATGCGCAATTAGAGAATACGTTTGGAACACTTATTAGTGGAAATGTTAAACAACAAAATTTTCAAGCGCAAGTTCGAAACTATCAATCAGCACGTGAAGCGGCCTTGGCACAAAATCATATTCCAGAAGTTGTTTATGATAATTTGGTTGAAACTACACATCAAGCCTTGCCTCTGTTACATCGTTATGTAGCACTTCGTAAAAAAATGTTGAAGTTACCTGAATTACATTCATATGATTTGTATACACCTATTTTAGGAACACCTGATTTTGATATCGACTATGAATCAGCTAAGGCGATGGCTTTGGAAGCTCTGAAGCCTATGGGTGATGAATATCTATCAATTATGAATGATGCCTTTGATGAACGTTGGATTGACGTTGTTGAAAATAAAGGGAAACGTAGTGGAGCATATTCGGGAGGATCGTATGATACCAATCCTTTCATGCTATTAAATTGGGTGGATAATTTAAATAATTTGTACACCCTGGTTCATGAAATGGGACATTCGGTTCATAGTTATCAAACTCGAAATAATCAACCTTATCAATATGGAGATTACCCAATCTTTTTAGCTGAGATCGCTTCAACTACCAATGAGAATCTATTAACTGATTATTTGTTAAAGACAATTACGGATCCACAAATTCGAGCTTATATCTTGAATCAATACCTAGATGGATTTAAGGGAACTATGTTTAGGCAAACTCAATTTGCTGAATTTGAGCAATGGATGCACGAACAGGATGCAAGTGGGGTACCTTTAACGGCAGAAGTTCTTGATGATGCGTATCTGGATTTGAATCAAGAATATTATGGTCCAGCGTTGACCGTTGATCCAGAAATTGCATATGAGTGGGCTCGTATTCCACACTTCTATTACAATTTCTATGTATTTCAATATTCGACTGGCTTCGCTGCAGCGACGGCCTTAGCAAAGCAAATTTTGCATGGAGGAACTGAAGGAGTGGCTGCTTATATGAGCTATCTACAAGCTGGTTCATCAGATTTTCCATTGGAAGTTATTAAAAAAGCTGGCGTTGATATGGCTAAAACGGATTATTTACAAGCAACCTTTGACGTCTTTGAACAACGTCTAAATGAATTTGAATCTATTATTGATACGCTTTAA